Proteins co-encoded in one Cytophaga hutchinsonii ATCC 33406 genomic window:
- the rplA gene encoding 50S ribosomal protein L1, translated as MAKLTKKQKDALSKFDVNNSYSLSDASALIKEITYTKFDASVDIDVRLGVDPKKADQMVRGIVTLPHGTGKDVRVLVLCTPDKAQDAKDAGADHVGLDDYIQKIEGGWLDIDVIITMPTVMAKVGKLGKILGPRNLMPNPKAGTVTLDVAKAVKDVKAGKIDFKVDKFGIVHTSVGKVSFSPEMILENANEVLQVLAKLKPASAKGTYVRSITLSSTMSPGITIDKSSVAGL; from the coding sequence ATGGCAAAGTTGACAAAAAAACAAAAAGACGCTCTAAGTAAATTTGATGTCAATAATTCCTACTCTCTTTCAGACGCATCAGCGCTAATTAAGGAAATCACCTATACAAAATTCGACGCTTCTGTTGATATTGATGTAAGACTGGGTGTTGATCCTAAAAAAGCAGATCAAATGGTGCGTGGTATTGTGACGCTTCCTCACGGTACAGGTAAAGATGTTCGTGTATTGGTTCTTTGTACACCTGACAAAGCTCAGGATGCTAAAGACGCCGGTGCAGATCACGTAGGGTTAGACGACTATATCCAGAAAATCGAAGGTGGTTGGTTGGATATTGACGTAATCATCACAATGCCTACAGTTATGGCAAAAGTTGGTAAACTAGGTAAAATACTTGGTCCGCGTAACTTAATGCCTAACCCAAAAGCCGGTACTGTTACACTGGACGTGGCAAAAGCGGTGAAAGATGTGAAAGCTGGTAAAATCGACTTCAAAGTTGATAAATTTGGTATCGTGCATACAAGCGTTGGTAAAGTATCCTTCTCTCCGGAGATGATTCTTGAAAATGCGAATGAAGTATTGCAAGTGCTTGCTAAATTAAAGCCTGCTTCAGCAAAAGGTACATATGTTAGAAGTATTACACTTTCTAGCACAATGAGCCCAGGTATAACAATTGATAAGAGCTCAGTAGCAGGTCTGTAA
- the rplK gene encoding 50S ribosomal protein L11: MAKEITGYVKLQIKGGAANPSPPVGPALGSKGLNIMEFCKQFNARTQDKPGVLLPVLITVYTDKSFDFVVKTPPAAILLAEAAKIKKGSAEPNRVKVGSVNWDQIRTIAETKMPDLNAFKIESAMKMVAGTARSMGLTVSGKAPWEN, translated from the coding sequence ATGGCAAAGGAAATTACCGGATATGTGAAGCTACAGATTAAAGGTGGGGCAGCAAACCCTTCACCTCCAGTTGGTCCGGCTCTTGGTTCCAAGGGTTTGAACATCATGGAATTCTGTAAGCAATTCAATGCAAGAACTCAGGATAAACCGGGCGTATTGCTTCCAGTATTAATTACAGTTTACACAGACAAATCTTTCGATTTCGTCGTAAAAACTCCTCCAGCAGCTATTCTATTAGCGGAAGCAGCTAAGATTAAAAAAGGTTCTGCAGAACCTAACCGTGTTAAGGTTGGATCTGTGAACTGGGATCAAATCCGTACAATTGCGGAAACAAAGATGCCGGATCTTAATGCTTTTAAAATAGAATCTGCAATGAAAATGGTAGCAGGTACTGCCCGTAGTATGGGATTAACAGTATCAGGTAAAGCACCGTGGGAGAACTAA
- the nusG gene encoding transcription termination/antitermination protein NusG translates to MSELHWYVVRAVSGQEKKVKSYLENEITRQRLVDYVPQVLIPAEKVYEMRNGKKRVRERSFFPGYVLIQADLSHGEAAHVITSIPGVLGFLGASEGAASKKPIPLRQSEVNRILGTVDDSQVGEVVLETPFVVGETVKVMDGPFSGFTGSVEEVFEEKKKLNVMVKIFGRNTPVELNYIQVEKLQ, encoded by the coding sequence ATGAGCGAGTTGCATTGGTACGTAGTTAGGGCTGTTAGCGGCCAGGAAAAAAAGGTAAAATCTTACCTTGAAAACGAAATTACCAGACAAAGACTAGTGGACTATGTGCCACAAGTGCTTATTCCTGCCGAGAAGGTGTATGAAATGAGAAATGGTAAAAAGAGAGTTAGAGAAAGAAGTTTTTTCCCAGGATATGTTCTGATACAAGCAGATTTAAGCCATGGTGAGGCTGCCCACGTGATTACCAGTATTCCTGGTGTTCTCGGCTTCCTGGGTGCTTCTGAAGGTGCTGCTTCAAAAAAACCAATTCCACTTCGTCAATCTGAGGTCAATAGAATATTGGGTACAGTTGATGATTCTCAGGTGGGAGAAGTTGTCCTAGAAACTCCGTTTGTTGTAGGCGAAACCGTAAAAGTTATGGATGGTCCTTTCAGCGGGTTTACAGGTAGTGTAGAAGAAGTATTCGAAGAAAAGAAGAAGCTTAACGTTATGGTTAAAATATTTGGCCGTAATACACCCGTTGAGCTTAATTATATACAAGTAGAAAAACTCCAGTAA
- the secE gene encoding preprotein translocase subunit SecE: protein MKKLVSFVQGSIDELTTNVSWPKWSELQSSSALVLFASIIFAIVIGLIDFAFKNVLQSIY from the coding sequence ATGAAGAAACTAGTAAGTTTTGTACAAGGTTCTATAGACGAACTGACTACCAATGTATCCTGGCCGAAATGGTCGGAATTACAAAGTAGTTCTGCGCTTGTTTTATTTGCATCTATCATATTTGCAATTGTTATAGGTCTCATCGACTTCGCGTTTAAAAACGTGTTACAGTCGATTTACTAA
- the tuf gene encoding elongation factor Tu — protein sequence MAKENFDRSKPHVNVGTIGHVDHGKTTLTAAITKVLADKGLAEKRDFSQIDNAPEEKERGITINTSHVEYATATRHYAHVDCPGHADYVKNMVTGAAQMDGAILVVAATDGPMPQTREHILLARQVGVPAMVVFMNKVDLVDDPELLELVEMEIRELLSFYNFPGDTMSIIKGSALGGLNADPKWVATIEELMNAVDNDIPIPPRLTDQPFLMPVEDVFSITGRGTVATGRIERGVINSGEGVDIIGFGAENLKSTVTGVEMFRKILDRGEAGDNVGLLLRGIEKESIKRGMVICKPGSVKPHSEFKGEIYVLSKEEGGRHTPFFNKYRPQFYMRTTDVTGEIELPAGTEMVMPGDNITITVKLIAAIALEKGLRFAIREGGRTVGAGQVTEILK from the coding sequence ATGGCAAAAGAAAATTTTGACCGTTCAAAACCACACGTTAACGTTGGTACTATTGGCCACGTCGATCACGGTAAAACTACTTTAACAGCAGCAATCACAAAAGTATTGGCTGATAAAGGTTTGGCTGAGAAAAGAGATTTCTCTCAGATCGATAACGCTCCAGAAGAAAAAGAAAGAGGTATTACGATCAATACTTCTCACGTTGAGTACGCTACTGCAACGCGTCACTATGCACACGTTGACTGTCCAGGTCACGCGGATTACGTGAAGAACATGGTTACAGGTGCTGCGCAGATGGATGGTGCTATCCTTGTAGTTGCTGCTACAGATGGTCCTATGCCACAAACACGTGAGCACATCCTTCTTGCTCGTCAGGTAGGTGTTCCTGCAATGGTTGTGTTCATGAACAAAGTAGATTTGGTTGATGATCCTGAATTGTTGGAATTAGTTGAAATGGAAATCCGTGAGTTGTTATCATTCTACAACTTCCCTGGAGATACAATGAGCATCATCAAAGGTTCTGCTTTAGGTGGTCTTAACGCTGATCCAAAATGGGTTGCTACGATCGAAGAATTAATGAACGCGGTAGATAACGATATTCCGATTCCTCCACGTTTGACTGATCAGCCTTTCTTGATGCCGGTTGAAGATGTATTCTCTATCACAGGTCGTGGTACAGTTGCTACTGGTAGAATTGAAAGAGGTGTTATTAACTCTGGTGAAGGTGTTGACATTATCGGTTTTGGTGCTGAGAACTTAAAATCTACAGTTACTGGTGTTGAAATGTTCCGTAAGATCTTGGATCGTGGTGAAGCTGGTGACAACGTTGGTCTTCTTCTTCGTGGTATCGAAAAAGAATCTATCAAACGTGGTATGGTTATCTGCAAACCAGGTTCAGTAAAACCTCACTCTGAGTTCAAAGGTGAAATCTACGTTCTTTCTAAAGAAGAAGGTGGTCGTCACACACCATTCTTTAACAAATACCGTCCTCAGTTCTACATGAGAACGACAGATGTTACTGGTGAAATCGAACTTCCTGCAGGTACTGAAATGGTAATGCCGGGTGATAACATCACAATTACTGTAAAATTGATCGCTGCAATTGCACTTGAAAAAGGTCTTCGTTTCGCTATCCGTGAAGGTGGTAGAACAGTAGGTGCTGGTCAGGTTACTGAAATATTGAAATAA
- the asnS gene encoding asparagine--tRNA ligase, translating into MKRIKIKELLSNSSQYIDQQVVLKGWVRTKRGNKHVAFVALNDGSTIHTIQIVLDVAKFNEEQLKDVTTGACISISGKVVTSQGAGQSIEVQGDTLEVIGVADPETYPLQKKGHSLEFLREIAHLRPRTNTFSCVLRLRHAMAFAVHSFFNEKGFVYVHTPIITGSDAEGAGAMFQVTTLDLKNPSKTKEGEVDFTKDFFGKATNLTVSGQLEGELAAMALGEVYTFGPTFRAENSNTTRHLAEFWMIEPEMAFYEIQDNMDLAEEFLKYLVKYALDNCIDDLNFLNEMYDKELIERLKSVVETPFVRLNYTEAVDILIATKQKFEYKVEWGIDLQSEHERYLVEKHFKKPVILTNYPKAIKAFYMKANEDGKTVRAMDVLFPGIGEIIGGSQREDNLEKLQERCKEVGIHENDIWWYLETRKFGSAPHSGFGLGFERLMLFVTGMGNIRDVIPFPRTPQSAEF; encoded by the coding sequence GTGAAAAGGATAAAAATTAAAGAATTACTAAGTAATTCAAGCCAGTACATAGATCAGCAAGTGGTGCTAAAAGGCTGGGTTAGAACGAAACGCGGGAATAAACACGTTGCTTTTGTTGCTTTAAATGATGGGTCAACCATCCATACCATACAAATCGTTCTTGATGTTGCTAAATTTAACGAAGAGCAATTAAAAGATGTAACAACGGGAGCATGCATCAGCATATCCGGGAAAGTGGTAACTTCTCAGGGTGCCGGGCAATCCATCGAAGTGCAGGGGGATACACTGGAAGTAATTGGTGTTGCCGATCCGGAAACATATCCGTTGCAGAAAAAAGGACACTCCTTAGAGTTTTTAAGAGAGATCGCACATTTAAGACCCCGTACGAACACATTCAGCTGCGTATTACGCCTGCGTCATGCCATGGCTTTTGCCGTGCACAGCTTCTTCAATGAAAAAGGATTTGTGTATGTACACACGCCAATCATTACCGGATCAGATGCAGAAGGTGCCGGAGCTATGTTCCAGGTAACAACCCTTGATTTAAAGAATCCGTCTAAAACAAAAGAAGGAGAAGTGGATTTCACAAAAGATTTCTTTGGCAAGGCTACCAACCTTACCGTTTCAGGTCAGCTGGAGGGTGAATTAGCTGCTATGGCGCTAGGGGAGGTATATACCTTTGGTCCGACCTTCCGGGCAGAGAATTCGAACACCACGCGCCATCTGGCGGAGTTCTGGATGATTGAACCGGAAATGGCGTTCTATGAAATTCAGGACAACATGGATCTTGCAGAAGAGTTTTTGAAATATCTGGTAAAATATGCCCTTGATAACTGCATAGATGACCTGAATTTCCTGAATGAAATGTATGACAAGGAATTGATCGAACGCTTGAAAAGCGTGGTTGAAACACCCTTCGTACGCTTAAATTATACGGAAGCTGTTGATATTCTGATTGCTACAAAACAAAAATTTGAATATAAGGTTGAGTGGGGTATTGATCTTCAATCCGAGCACGAACGGTATCTGGTTGAAAAACACTTCAAAAAGCCGGTTATTTTAACAAACTATCCAAAAGCGATCAAAGCTTTCTACATGAAAGCGAACGAAGACGGTAAAACAGTGCGTGCCATGGATGTTTTGTTCCCGGGCATTGGCGAAATTATCGGCGGTTCTCAGCGGGAAGACAATTTAGAAAAATTACAGGAGCGTTGCAAAGAAGTCGGAATTCATGAAAATGACATCTGGTGGTACCTTGAAACGAGGAAGTTTGGATCTGCTCCGCATAGTGGTTTTGGACTAGGTTTTGAGCGTTTGATGCTTTTTGTTACCGGAATGGGAAATATCCGCGATGTAATTCCATTTCCTCGTACTCCACAAAGTGCTGAATTTTAA
- the rpoN gene encoding RNA polymerase factor sigma-54 — protein MQKLSIQQQLSQKLSPQQIQFIKLLQIPAAELESRIEEELEINPALEEGKEEQAEEKDSNEEEFSDSDDDYSDDELDVQEYIRDEDVAGYKMQGDGPSQDDEERESPLAGTTSLTEMLLNQLGFLRLDERQTKIAEQLIGSIDEDGYIRRNLDLIVDDLAFSQNIETNVEEIEEVLFRIQDFDPAGIGARDLQECLLLQIERRHMDEPEVMLAHNILKDCFDEFTKKHYDKIQKKFDVDDESIKAAVNIITKLNPKPGGTSGDDIKTQYLMPDFILQTNNGELELFLNSKNAPDLRVSRNYSEMFETYDKSAKNDKKLKEAVTFVKQKLDAAKWFIEAIKQRQQTLLKTMHAILEFQKEFFFEGDESYLKPMILKDIADMVNMDISTISRVANSKAVQTEFGIYPLKYFFSEGIATDSGEDASSREVKHILKEIIDGEQKKKPLSDEKLEKELNKRGYNIARRTVAKYREQLNIPVARLRKEL, from the coding sequence ATGCAAAAATTAAGTATTCAGCAGCAGTTATCTCAGAAACTATCTCCCCAGCAGATTCAGTTTATAAAACTATTGCAGATACCGGCAGCAGAATTAGAATCCCGTATTGAAGAAGAACTGGAGATAAACCCTGCATTAGAAGAAGGAAAAGAAGAGCAGGCAGAGGAAAAAGATTCCAATGAAGAAGAATTTTCAGATTCAGATGATGATTATTCAGATGATGAACTGGATGTTCAGGAATATATCCGCGATGAAGATGTAGCCGGCTATAAAATGCAGGGCGACGGGCCATCGCAGGACGATGAAGAGCGTGAATCTCCATTAGCAGGAACAACTTCTTTAACCGAAATGCTTTTAAATCAACTGGGTTTTTTACGCCTGGATGAACGGCAGACAAAGATTGCCGAACAGTTGATTGGCAGCATTGATGAAGATGGATATATCCGCCGGAATTTAGATCTGATTGTTGATGACCTGGCCTTCTCTCAAAACATTGAAACCAATGTAGAAGAGATTGAAGAGGTCTTATTCCGCATACAGGACTTTGACCCTGCAGGCATTGGTGCACGCGACTTACAGGAATGTTTGCTGTTACAGATCGAACGCAGACATATGGATGAGCCTGAGGTTATGCTTGCACACAACATCTTGAAAGATTGCTTTGATGAGTTTACAAAAAAACATTACGACAAAATTCAAAAGAAATTTGACGTAGATGATGAATCTATAAAAGCTGCGGTTAATATCATCACCAAGCTGAACCCTAAGCCAGGCGGCACTTCCGGAGATGATATCAAAACACAATATTTAATGCCTGATTTTATTCTGCAAACAAATAACGGCGAACTGGAATTGTTTTTAAATTCTAAAAACGCACCGGACTTACGCGTAAGCAGAAATTATTCTGAAATGTTTGAGACGTACGACAAGAGCGCTAAGAATGATAAAAAACTGAAGGAAGCTGTCACGTTTGTAAAACAAAAACTGGATGCTGCGAAATGGTTTATTGAAGCGATCAAACAGCGCCAGCAAACGTTACTGAAAACCATGCATGCTATTTTAGAATTCCAGAAAGAATTCTTTTTTGAAGGGGATGAAAGTTATTTAAAACCGATGATCCTGAAAGATATTGCGGATATGGTGAACATGGATATTTCAACCATTTCACGCGTTGCAAATAGTAAAGCTGTACAGACGGAATTTGGAATCTATCCGCTGAAATATTTCTTTTCTGAAGGTATCGCGACCGACTCCGGCGAAGATGCCAGCAGCCGGGAAGTAAAACATATTCTGAAAGAAATCATCGACGGAGAGCAAAAGAAGAAGCCGTTGTCGGATGAGAAGTTAGAGAAAGAATTGAATAAAAGAGGGTATAACATTGCACGAAGAACGGTTGCAAAATACCGCGAACAATTGAACATTCCGGTAGCACGTTTAAGAAAGGAATTATAA
- a CDS encoding enoyl-CoA hydratase/isomerase family protein → MSLVRSEIINKAAFISMNRPEVYNALTVELIEALIKAFEAAEKDASVEYVILKGEGKGFCAGLDLQWALTIQGDQVVELVENYFNKLTSAIHLCSKPVICLLHGPASGAGASLVLACDLVFACEEGSLAFPFLGLGLQPDTGMSYYLKQRVGYHQAFEWLLEGKKLSVEEALAHKLIQKRFTDETTMTDYLGFYLKSLYQLQPGASKSLKSLLIGQASFEQTLAKEAEQQALAVKGGMLKVKIEEFFSKKK, encoded by the coding sequence ATGTCACTTGTACGTTCAGAAATAATCAATAAAGCAGCATTCATTTCAATGAACCGTCCGGAGGTATACAACGCCTTAACGGTTGAGCTGATTGAAGCTTTAATTAAAGCGTTTGAAGCAGCTGAAAAAGATGCTTCGGTTGAATATGTTATACTGAAAGGAGAAGGGAAAGGCTTTTGTGCGGGGCTTGATCTGCAATGGGCATTAACTATACAGGGCGATCAGGTAGTTGAGCTGGTTGAAAATTACTTCAATAAATTAACATCCGCTATACACCTGTGCAGCAAACCTGTGATCTGTCTCTTACACGGCCCGGCCAGCGGTGCGGGTGCATCGTTGGTATTGGCATGCGATCTTGTATTTGCCTGCGAAGAAGGCTCTCTCGCGTTTCCATTTTTAGGTTTGGGTTTACAACCGGACACGGGCATGAGCTATTATTTAAAACAACGGGTAGGTTATCATCAGGCATTTGAATGGCTGTTGGAAGGGAAAAAATTATCCGTTGAGGAGGCATTAGCACACAAGCTGATCCAGAAACGGTTTACGGATGAAACAACCATGACCGATTATCTGGGCTTTTATCTGAAATCGTTATATCAGCTACAGCCGGGTGCCAGCAAATCTTTGAAGTCGCTTTTAATCGGACAGGCTTCGTTTGAACAGACATTAGCTAAAGAGGCAGAACAGCAGGCACTGGCCGTTAAAGGCGGGATGCTGAAAGTGAAGATTGAAGAATTTTTTAGTAAGAAGAAATAG
- the ispF gene encoding 2-C-methyl-D-erythritol 2,4-cyclodiphosphate synthase, whose protein sequence is MKIKVGFGYDVHQLKEGRPMWLGGIQLEYTKGPDGHSDADVLIHAICDAILGAANMRDIGFHFANTDDRWKGVDSKVLLKEVCRMIREKGWEISNVDASLALEMPKINPHIERMQTALSEAMSIPVEDISIKATTNEKLGYVGREEGVNAYAVALLIKP, encoded by the coding sequence ATGAAAATTAAAGTAGGTTTCGGATACGACGTTCACCAATTAAAAGAAGGCAGACCCATGTGGCTTGGTGGTATTCAGCTTGAATATACAAAAGGCCCGGACGGCCACTCCGATGCCGATGTATTGATCCATGCTATCTGTGATGCAATTTTAGGTGCAGCAAACATGCGCGACATCGGTTTCCATTTTGCAAATACCGACGATCGTTGGAAAGGTGTGGATTCTAAAGTCCTGCTGAAAGAAGTATGCCGCATGATCCGCGAAAAAGGCTGGGAGATCAGCAACGTAGATGCTTCCCTTGCATTAGAAATGCCAAAGATCAATCCGCATATCGAACGCATGCAAACGGCCTTGTCAGAAGCCATGAGCATTCCCGTAGAAGATATTTCAATCAAGGCAACGACAAATGAAAAGCTTGGCTATGTGGGCCGGGAAGAAGGCGTGAATGCGTACGCGGTAGCATTGTTGATTAAACCGTAG
- a CDS encoding M16 family metallopeptidase: MIEYSSFVLDNGLKVFVHEDRTTSMAALNILYDVGSKDEVVTKTGFAHLFEHLMFGGSKHIPSYDEALQKAGGENNAFTSPDITNYYITIPANNIETAFWLESDRMMALSFDPKVLEVQRSVVIEEFKQRYLNQPYGDVWLKLRPLAYKEHSYKWATIGKEISHIEEATMDDVRDFFYSYYLPNNAYMVVAGNVTLEQVKKLSEKWFAPIPSGTRRKRNIPAEPKQTAARFEQTEAKVPLDALYKTYHMGGKLSADFYSTDLVSDILGRGKSSRLYDKLVQEKKMFSSLNAYIMSSVDPGLLVIDGKLSKGVQLKDADDAISELIEKFTQEQFSEKELNKVKNQAESTLLFGEVEVLNRAMNLAYAAMLGDPEIVNREAANIQKVTTADISRVAKTVLQPENCSTLYYKSI, translated from the coding sequence ATGATTGAATATTCTTCTTTTGTATTAGATAACGGGTTGAAAGTTTTTGTACACGAAGACCGTACAACCTCCATGGCAGCGTTAAATATTTTATATGATGTAGGTTCAAAAGACGAAGTAGTTACTAAAACGGGTTTTGCACACCTCTTTGAACACTTAATGTTTGGCGGTTCTAAACACATTCCATCTTACGATGAAGCGCTTCAGAAAGCGGGTGGAGAAAACAATGCATTCACGTCTCCGGATATAACCAACTATTATATTACCATTCCGGCTAATAATATTGAAACCGCTTTCTGGCTGGAAAGCGATCGTATGATGGCGCTGTCGTTTGACCCGAAAGTACTGGAAGTGCAGCGAAGCGTAGTGATTGAAGAATTTAAACAGCGTTACCTGAACCAGCCCTATGGCGATGTGTGGCTGAAGCTGCGCCCGCTTGCATATAAAGAACATTCGTACAAATGGGCAACCATCGGTAAAGAAATTTCACATATTGAAGAAGCAACCATGGATGATGTGCGCGACTTCTTTTATTCGTACTATCTGCCGAATAATGCGTACATGGTTGTTGCCGGAAATGTAACGCTGGAACAGGTAAAAAAACTTTCTGAAAAATGGTTTGCCCCGATTCCTTCCGGTACAAGAAGAAAACGAAACATTCCGGCAGAACCGAAACAAACGGCAGCACGCTTCGAACAGACAGAAGCAAAAGTACCGTTAGACGCGCTGTATAAGACGTACCACATGGGCGGAAAATTATCGGCCGATTTTTATTCAACCGATCTGGTAAGCGATATATTAGGCAGAGGAAAATCATCCCGTCTGTATGATAAGCTGGTTCAGGAAAAAAAGATGTTCTCATCATTGAATGCATATATTATGAGTTCCGTGGATCCCGGCTTGCTGGTGATCGATGGAAAACTTTCCAAAGGTGTTCAATTGAAAGACGCGGACGATGCAATCTCAGAATTGATAGAGAAATTTACACAGGAACAGTTTTCTGAAAAGGAATTAAACAAAGTAAAAAACCAGGCAGAGTCAACGTTATTGTTTGGTGAAGTAGAAGTGCTGAATAGAGCCATGAACCTGGCATATGCAGCGATGTTAGGCGATCCGGAAATCGTAAACAGAGAAGCTGCGAACATACAAAAAGTAACCACAGCAGATATTTCACGCGTTGCGAAAACAGTTCTGCAACCTGAAAATTGTTCTACGCTGTATTATAAATCGATATAG
- a CDS encoding alpha-ketoacid dehydrogenase subunit alpha/beta, which translates to MIAFERNNIDQETLIRLYKELVKPRMIEEKMLFLLRQGKISKWFSGIGQEAVSVGVACALEKEEYILPLHRNLGIFTSRGVPLHRLFCQFQGKPSGFTKGRDRSFHFGSKEHHIVGMISHLGPQMAVADGIALAEKLSRSNRATLVFTGDGGTSEGDFHEALNLASVWNLPLIFLVENNGYGLSTPLEEQFKIKSFKEKGPAYAIETHTIDGNNILEVYSKIRVLADYVRRESRPVLVEAITFRMRGHEEASGTKYIPEQLFEAWAKKDPVENYERYLLNEAILTIQEIESIKQKIKDGIDEAWQYTENEKEPVADASIEEEDMYAPYVHIRTRPRTTLKSPKRFIDAISDGLRLAMDKYPRLIQMGQDIAEYGGVFKVTEGLVERYSKERVRNTPLCESAVIGAGYGLAIKDYKSVIEMQFADFITSGFNQVVNNLAKSHYRWEQAADVVIRMPTGAGTSGGPFHSQSNEAWFFHTPGLKIVYPSNPYDAKGLLLAAIEDPNPVLYFEHKALYRSITEEIPDDYYTVPIGEAILAEEGDDLTIVAYGNAVWWAKEAVKKEAASADIIDLRSLLPWDKELVLKSVLKTGRVLVINEDTLTGSISAEIAAWISENAFESLDAPVMRVGSLDTAVPFSKSLEDNFLPVKRIQDKLKELQYY; encoded by the coding sequence ATGATAGCATTTGAACGGAATAATATAGATCAGGAAACGCTTATACGCTTGTACAAAGAGCTTGTAAAGCCCAGAATGATAGAGGAGAAAATGTTGTTTCTTCTGCGCCAGGGTAAGATCTCCAAGTGGTTTTCGGGGATTGGTCAGGAAGCCGTTTCGGTAGGTGTTGCGTGTGCGCTGGAGAAAGAAGAATATATTTTACCGTTACACCGGAACTTAGGAATTTTTACCAGCCGCGGGGTTCCTTTGCACCGGTTGTTCTGCCAGTTCCAGGGAAAACCTTCCGGCTTTACAAAAGGCCGAGACCGTTCGTTTCATTTCGGCAGCAAAGAACATCACATTGTGGGCATGATCTCACACCTTGGCCCGCAGATGGCGGTAGCAGACGGCATTGCCTTAGCAGAGAAATTATCCCGAAGCAACCGTGCCACATTGGTATTCACCGGTGATGGCGGTACCAGTGAAGGCGATTTTCACGAAGCATTGAATCTTGCTTCCGTATGGAATTTACCCTTGATCTTTTTGGTAGAGAACAATGGCTATGGCTTATCTACGCCGCTGGAAGAGCAATTCAAAATAAAGAGTTTTAAAGAAAAAGGACCGGCATACGCAATTGAAACACATACCATTGATGGGAACAATATTTTAGAAGTATATTCTAAAATCCGTGTGCTTGCAGACTATGTGCGCAGAGAATCACGTCCGGTACTGGTAGAAGCCATTACTTTCCGCATGCGCGGGCACGAAGAAGCATCCGGTACCAAATACATTCCCGAACAATTATTTGAAGCCTGGGCAAAAAAAGATCCGGTTGAAAATTATGAACGGTATCTTCTGAATGAAGCGATTCTCACCATACAGGAGATTGAATCCATTAAACAAAAAATAAAGGACGGGATCGATGAAGCGTGGCAGTATACGGAAAATGAAAAAGAACCGGTAGCGGATGCTTCGATCGAAGAAGAAGATATGTATGCACCTTATGTACATATCAGAACCCGTCCGCGTACTACATTGAAAAGCCCGAAACGTTTTATTGATGCTATAAGCGATGGCTTACGGCTTGCGATGGATAAGTACCCGCGACTGATTCAAATGGGCCAGGATATTGCGGAATACGGTGGTGTGTTTAAAGTTACGGAAGGTCTGGTTGAGCGTTACAGCAAAGAGCGTGTGCGCAATACACCGTTGTGTGAATCGGCTGTTATCGGTGCAGGTTATGGTCTTGCGATAAAAGATTATAAATCGGTGATCGAAATGCAGTTTGCCGATTTCATCACCAGCGGTTTTAATCAGGTTGTTAATAATCTGGCAAAATCGCATTACCGCTGGGAGCAGGCGGCAGATGTAGTTATCCGCATGCCTACCGGTGCAGGTACCAGCGGAGGCCCGTTCCATTCTCAATCCAATGAAGCGTGGTTTTTCCATACACCGGGTTTAAAAATCGTTTACCCTTCAAATCCGTATGATGCCAAAGGACTTTTACTGGCAGCGATTGAAGATCCGAACCCGGTTTTGTATTTTGAACATAAAGCCTTGTACCGTTCCATCACGGAAGAAATTCCGGATGATTATTATACCGTTCCGATCGGCGAGGCGATTTTGGCTGAAGAAGGTGACGACCTCACCATTGTAGCTTATGGAAATGCTGTCTGGTGGGCTAAAGAAGCGGTCAAAAAAGAAGCTGCCTCTGCGGATATCATTGACTTGAGAAGTTTGCTGCCGTGGGATAAAGAACTGGTTCTTAAAAGTGTACTTAAAACAGGCAGGGTGCTCGTTATAAATGAAGATACCTTAACAGGGTCCATTTCAGCTGAAATTGCTGCCTGGATCAGTGAAAATGCCTTTGAAAGCCTGGATGCTCCGGTAATGCGTGTAGGAAGTCTGGATACCGCTGTCCCCTTTTCTAAATCCCTGGAAGATAATTTTCTTCCGGTTAAGCGTATTCAGGATAAATTGAAGGAACTTCAATACTAC